The following DNA comes from Blattabacterium cuenoti.
ACACAATATGAGTTCCTTGACTTGGTTTTATCAAAATGGGACATTTAGATTCATCCATTTTTAAAATGGAATCAGAAAAAACTCCAGTAGCATTGATAACTATTTTTGAAAAAATAGAATATTTTTTTTTAGTTTCAATATCATAAGCTACTACTCCAGATATTCTATTTCCAATTTGTTTTATAAGATTTTTAACTTGAAAATAGTTAAGTAAAATACCCCCATTTTGAACACAAGTCTGAGCTAAACTTATGGCTAAACGTGCATCATCAAATTGTCCATCATAATATAAAACACCTCCTTTCAATTTATTAGTGTTAATTTCAGGAAATTTTTTAATTATTTCATCCTTGGATAAAAATTTGGAAGGACCAAAACTTAAAGATCCAGATAACCATTCATATAATTTTAAACCCGTCCAATACAAAATACCCATTTTCCAACTAAAAATAGGAATAACAAATTTTTGTTTTTTTACTAAATGAGGAGCGTTTTTTAATAAGAAACCTCTTTCTTGTAAAGCTTCATAAACCAATTTTATATTTCCTTGAGACAAATATCGGATTCCTCCATGAACTAATTTTGTACTACGACTAGAAGTCCCTTTAGAAAAATCAGATTGCTCTAAAAGAAGAGTTCTATATCCTCTAGAAGCTGAATCTAGAGCAATTCCCAATCCTGTAGCTCCCCCTCCAATAATGATAATATCCCAAATTGTTACATTTTTTAAAATGTTTAAAAACCTATCTCTATTTAAAAAACCTTTCATCATGTTTTACTCATTTTAAATTTAAAACGGAATATTATGTATTTTGAAAATATTTGGAGAACAAAATTAAAAATATTTTCAACAAAAATTAAATTAATTCAAATTTATACACTATTTTCCTTATTCATCATTTTATATATAAAATCTTTTACAATGTTTTTCCCAGAATTTGTATTAATTTTTTTCATAATTTTATTAATATCATCAAATTGTTTTAAAAACAAATCTATATGACTCAATGTAATACCTGATCCTTTAGAAATTCTTTTTTTCCTTTTTATATCAGAAAGTATTTTTGGATTTTCTCTTTCTTCATATGTCATAGAATGAATAATCGCTTCCATTTTTTTGAAAGAATGTTTTTGATCTACAGGAAAAAAATATTTTTCAACTCCAGGAATCATAGAAATAATATTTTTTATATTTCCTATTTTTTTAATATGTTGAATCTGTCCTAACAAATCATTAAAATTAAAACGATTTTTTGAAATTTTATGGTAAATTTTTTTCGTTTTCTTTTCGTCAAATTGTTCTTGTATTTTTTCTACTAAAGAAACTATATCTCCCATTCCTAAAATTCTATTAGCGAATCTATCTGGATAAAAAATCTCCATATCTTCTATTTTTTCCCCATTACTAATAAATTTGATAGGTTTTTTTACCACACTAGATATAGTTATCGCAGCTCCTCCTTTACTATCTCCATCTAATTTGGTCATCACTATTCCATCAAAATTCAATATTTTTGAAAAAGATTGAGCTGTATTTATAGCATCTTGTCCGGTCATAGCATCTACAACAAATAAAGTTTCATGTGGATGTACATGTTGATTTATTTTTATAATTTCATCCATCATAAATTGATCAATAGCTAATCGACCAGCTGTATCAATAATTATTACATTTCTATTCTCTTTATAAGAATAAAGAATAGATTTATCTAATATAGATAGAACATTTTTATTTTCTTTCAAATAAAATACAGGAATATCTACTTTATCTGCAATACGTTTTAATTGATCTATAGCTGCAGGACGATGAATATCTGCAGCAACTAATAAAGGAGTTTTATTTTTTTTTTTTAAAAAAAAAGCAAGTTTAGAAGCAAAAGTCGTCTTCCCACTTCCTTGTAATCCACAAATCAAAATAATAGAAGGATTTTTAGGATTTTTAGAAAAATTTATTTCTATATTTGGATTTTTTCCTCCCATAAGTAAAACTAACTCATCATACACTATTTTTATAATCAACTGTTTTGGATTTAAGGAAGTAAGTACTTTTTTTCCGATAGATTTATCTTTTATTTTCCGAATAAAGTTTTTAGCTATTTTATAATTTACATCCGCATCAATAAGAGCTCTTCCAATTTCTTTTAGAGAAGAAACAATATTGATTTCCGTAATTCTATTCTGTTCCTTTAAAAGATGAAGAGCTTTATCTAATTTATTCCGTAAATATTCAAACATAAAATTTCATATTTTTTTTTACTTAATTATTATACTTAATAAATAAAATATTACATACGATCAAGCATTCTTATGCCTAATAAATTCATTCCAGATTTTATTACATTTCCTGTAATATGAATAATATTCATAGACATATTACTATACATCATATTTAAAGGATCTATCAATTTTTTGTTTTGATAAAAATGATTAAAAATTTTGGATACGTCATAAATGTAATTCGCAACTAAAGAAGGGTTAAAATCTTTAGCTGATTTTTTCAATATGAATGGATATTTTTGAAGAATTTTGATCATATTTTTTTCATATATATCAAATTTCATTTCTTTCCAAGAAAGATTCAATAAAGAACATAATTTAAAAAACTTTCGTTCTAAAGAACGAATTCTAGAATAAGTATATTGAATATATATTCCAGTTTTTCCTTTAAAATCTATAGATTTTTCAGGATAAAAAATAATTTTCTTTTTTGGATCTATCTTTAAAAAATGAAACTTTAGAGCTGATAACCCTAAAATTTTAGAATATTGTTCTTGTTCTTTTCCTTTTAAATTTAAAAAATTATTTTTTGTAACCGAACCCATTTCTGAAATAAGACTATCCGCATCTATCACATTTCCATCTCTAGATTTCATGACCCCACTCGGTAAATATACCATTTCATATGATAAATGAAATAATTTATTTATCCACATAAATCCTAAACGTTTCAATATACTGAAAAGAACTTGAAAATGATAATCTTGTTCTTTCCCTACAATGTAAATTAACTGATCTATTCTATATTTTTTAAAACGATTTATAGCAGTTCCAATATCTTGAGTCATGTAAACGGAAGTTTCATCAGATCTTAATAACAATTTTTCATCAAAACCTTCTTTAATTAAATTAATCCAAATTGATCCATCTTTTTTTTTAAAAAAAATACCTTTTAATAAACCTTCCTTAATAATTTTTTTTCCAATTTCATAAACATCGCTTTCATATTCTGTTTGATCAAAAGTAATACCTAATTTTTTATAGGTTTTTTCAAATCCATCATAAACCCATTTATTCATTTTTTTCCAAATCGTTCTTGTTAAAGGATCTTTACTTTCCCATTTCTTCAGTAATTCTCTAGCTTGATTAAAAATTGAAATTTTATTTCTATCGGAATATTTTTTAAATTCTTCATGAAAAATTTTATCGAACAAACTATAATATTTTCCCACAAAATGATCTCCTTTCATTTTAACTTGATCAGGAGTTTTTTGTTTTCCAAATTTTTTCCAAGCTATCATAGATTTACATATATGTATTCCTCTATCATTAATTATCTGAATTTTTATAATCTTATGACCTACCATTTTTAATATTTCAGCTATAGATGATCCAATAAGACTATTTCTAAGATGGCCTAAATGCAAAGGTTTATTTGCGTTAGGAGAAGAATATTCTATCATAATTCTTTTAGAAGGAAATTTTAAATCATAAAAATTTGTATTTAACATTTCCTTAAGAAGATAAATATAATATTTATCTTTATAAATAAAATTCAAGAATCCTCCAACAATAGAAAACTGAATCAATCCTTTTAATTTATTTTGTACATAATTTCCTATATTTTTTCCTATTTCTTTTACGGGTCTATCTAATTTTTTAGATAAAGAAAATAAAATTAAAGTAATATCCCCTATATATTTTTTTTTCGTATATTGAAAATCCAATTCAGTACTATTAAGTTCGATATCGTACAAAATAAACATAGATTCTCTTGTGATTTTCTCTATAGATGGAAAATGATCATTCATATGATGATTTTTTTACTTACGAATTCTTTTTTAATTGGAGTCTCCATCCAAAAATATCTTCTGATAAATTATGTTGTATATCTAATAATCTTTTTTTTAGACGAATAGATATTTTTTCTTTCTTTGAAACAGATGGTAATAAAAAATTATTTTTTTGATAACTAATCATTTCAAAATCATTTATAACTACAGCGGTCCCACAACCAAATGCTTCTTTTAATTCTCCTTTTTTTAATCCTTCTATGATTTCTAAAACACTTAAATTTCGTTCCTCTACAGTAATTCCTTCTTCTTTAGCTAAAGAAAGAATACTTTTGCAAGTTATTCCACTTAATATATTATCATTAGCTTTTGGAGTTACAAGTTTATCTTTTAACCAAAAAAAAACATTCATTGTTCCGGATTCTTCTATTATTGTATGACTAGAAGAGTCGGTCCACAAAATTTGATCAAATCCTTCTTCATTTGCTAATCTAGTCGGATAAAAAGAAGAAGCATAGTTTCCAGCCGCTTTAGTAAAACCGACCCCTCCTGATGCAGAACGACTATATTTTTCTTCTATTTTAATTTTTAAAGGATGTTTATAATAAATATCAGCAGGGGTAGATACTATCATAAACATATAATTTTTAGAAGGTTTAGCAGATAAAACTCCATTAGTTGCAATTAAAAAAGGACGTATATATAAAGATTGTCCATAATTTTTTGGAATCCAATCTCTATCTATATCTATTAATTTTTTTAATCCATTCATGAATATATATTTTGGAATATAAGGCATTTCCAATCGAATAGAGGATCTATTTATTCTTTTAAAATTTTCTTCTGGTCGAAATAAAAAAACTTCTTCATTTTTATCTTTATAAGCTTTCATTCCTTCAAATACAGCTTGTCCATAATGAAAAACAAGAGATACAGGAGATATACCTATGTTTCCAAAAGGTTTTATCATAGAATTTTTCCACTTCCCATCTATATACTCAGAACAAAACATATGATCTGAATACTGGCTTCCAAAAGAAATATTATCAAAATCGATTTCCCTAATTCTTGATTGTAAAGTTTTCTCTATCTTCATAGTAAAAAATTATTAAAAACAAAGATAATAATAAATAATTATTATTTTTTTAATAAAAAAGTTAATTTTCTAATTATCATTCATCATTTTTAATACTTTTTCCACAATATTTTCAACGGAAGGTTTTGAAAAATAATCTCCATCGGATCCATAAGGAGGACGATGTTCTTTAGCCGTAATTGTAACAGGTGAACAATCTAAATAATAATAACCATTTTGTTCTTCTAATATTTTTTGTAAAATAAAAGCAGAAGCCCCTCCTGGGACATCCTCATCTATAATTAATAGTCTATTAGTTTTTTGTAAACTTTTAGCAATATCCTTTTGTAAATCAAAAGGTAAAAGAGATTGAATATCTATTATTTCAGTATCTATATTTATTTTATACAATTCTTCTGCGGCTTTATTTACAATTCTCCATGTAGAACCATAAGTAACCATCGTGATATCTTTTCCCTTTCTTGTTATTTCCACTATTCCAATAGGAGTTCTAAAAAAACCTAAATTTTCCGGTAACTTTTCTTTTATTCTATATCCATTTAGACATTCAATAACCAAAGCAGGATCATCTCCAGATAACAAAGTATTATAAAATCCAGCCGCCTTTACCATATTTCTTGGAACAAGAACTAAAACGCCTCTTAAATAATTAATGATCCCTCCCATAGGAGAACCGGAATGCCATATTCCTTCTAGACGATGTCCTCTTGTTCTAATAATAACAGGAGATTTTTGTCCTCCTCTTGTTCTATACTGTAAGCAAGCAATATCATCACTCATAATTTGTAAAGCATATAGAATGTAATCTATATATTGAATTTCAACTATAGGACGTAACCCACGCATAGATAAACCTATACCTTGTCCAAGAATTGTAGATTCCCGTATTCCAGTATCAAAAATCCTTGTTTTTCCATATTTTTTTTGTAACCCTTCTAATCCTTGATTGACATCTCCTATTTTTCCTACATCTTCACCAAATATTAGAAGATCAGGATACATTTTTAACAATTTATCAAAATTTTCTCTTAATACGATTCTACCATCTACTTCCAAAGTTTTATTATTATATACAGGAAAAACTTCTGTTATTTTTACGGAAGATTTTTTGGAAATACTATATAGATGGGACGAATAATTTTCTTCTTCTTTCCGAAATTTATTATTAAACCATTTTATAAGACAATATTTTTCATCTAATTCCACCTCATACAAAAGATATAAAATTTTTCTAACGATACGAAATATTGATTTCTTTGTAGATAAATTTTTATTGAAATTGTTTAATTTATCTATATATTTATTCACATATTTATTAATCCATTTTTTCTTCAAACAAGAAGAACTATCTTGTACTTTTTGTAAAATACTTATAGCTTCATTTTTAAGTTTATGAATAGGTTTTTGGAAAGCATTCCATGCTTTTATTTGCTCATTTTTAACGTATTCTTTAGCTTCTATATCTATTTTATCTAAAAAGCAAACATTTGCTATAGTTTGAACAACTTCTTTTTTTTTATTAGTATTAAAAAAATTAAATCTAAAATTTAAAATCCAATCTCTAAATTTTTTGATTCCATCATTCTCCATTTCCCATTTTAACCGTTCTTTTGATTTATATCTTTCATGTGAAGAAGAAGTAGAATGACCTTGCGGTTGAGTCAAATTAGTAACATGAATAATCACTGGAACATGTTCATAACGAGCAATTTTATTTGCTTTATCATAAGTTATGGTAAGATCCATATAATTATATCCATTAACACGAATAATTTCAATTCCTTTTTCCTTTTTATTTCTATGAAACCCATATAAAAGATCACTAATATTTTTTTTAGAAAATTGGTATTTATTGGGAACAGATATTCCATATCCATCATCCCAAATAGAAAGAATTATAGGAACTTGTAAAACCGAAGCCGCATTTAAAGTTTCCCAAAATAACCCTTCTGAAATACTAGCGTTTCCAATAGTTCCAAATGCAACTTCATTTCCATTATTAGAAAATTTTTTATGTGTTTTTTTTAAATTTTTCAATTTTTTATAAATTTTAGAAGCTTGAGCTAAGCCTAATAGTTTAGGCATCTGAGCGGCTGTAGCAGATATATCAGCAGTAGAATTTTTTTGTTGAACAAGATTTTTCCAATCCCCATCCTGATTCAAAAAACGTGTTCCAAAATGGGAAGTCATCATTCTTCCAGATGAAATAGGTTCATATTTTAAATCTGAATGGGCATATAATTGTGAAAAAAAACTTCTTACAGTTAAAGCTCCGATAGCCATCATAAATGTTTGATCTCTATAATATCCAGATCTAAAATCTCCATTTTTAAAAACCTTTGCCATAGCTAATTGAGGAATCTCTTTTCCATCTCCAAATATTCCAAATTTAGCTCTTCCATTTAAAACTTCTTTTCTACCTAAAACACTTGTTTCACGGCTAATTTTTGCTAATTTATAATCGTTTAAAACCGTTTTTCTAAATGATTCAAAAGAACTTTCTTCATCATCATTAGATTTATTATTATTATATTTCATAATCAAATTTTTCTTTTTTTGATATGAAAATACAGGAATTTTCATTTATGAATTTCTTTATTTAATTTTATCAATTGAACGTTAATTATGATTGATCATATGTTTGGAAGAATTACTCTATCTATTATTAAACCGGATGCAGTACAAAAAGGATATATTGCTACTATTCTAACTAAAATAGTTCATGCTGGATTTCATATAATAGCACTTAAAATGACAAAACTTTCCAAAAAAAACGCTATCAAGTTTTATTCGGAACATCAAAAAAAATATTTTTTCAATTCTTTAGTAGAATTCATGTCATCTGGACCAATCGTATCTATTCTTTTAGAAAAAGAAAACGCAGTTAAAGACTTTAGACTTTTAATAGGAGATACAAATCCAATAAACGCTAAAAAAGGAACAATAAGAAATTTATATGCTACTTCCCTAAAAAAAAATGCTATACATGGATCAGACAGTAATAAAAGTGCTTTTCAAGAAAGTCAATTTTATTTTTCGAATAGAGAAATTTTTGTACAAGAATCTTTCAACTAATTTTTTATGAAAAAAATTTTTTTAATAATCATTTCCTCTATTTTTATTTTAACATTTATATTTGGACTATGGACCGTTAATATATATAATCATCTTATCGAATTAAATGAAAATATTAAAACACAATGGGGTCAAGTAGAAAATGTTTATCAACGTAGATCTGATTTAATTCCAAATTTAGTTAATACAGTAAAAGGATCTGCAAACTTTGAAAAAAATACGTTAAATCAAGTAATAAAAGCTAGATCAAAAGCTACTTCTTTTTCTATAAATCCAAACGATTTGAATCAAAATAAAATAAATCAATTTCAAAAAGCACAAGAATATCTAAATAATTCCGTCAGTAGACTACTTCTAATTGTAGAAAATTATCCAGATATAAAGTCTACACAAAATTTTTATGAATTGCAAAATCAATTAGAAGGAACAGAAAACCGTATTAATGTAGAAAGAAACCGTTTCAATGATCAAGTAAATAATTTTAATTCTTATAGAAATCAATTTCCAAAATCGATCATTGCAAATTTTTTTACTCAATTTAAAGAAAAAGGATATTTTCAATCTTCTATAGGATCAGAAAAATCTCCTATCGTAGATTTTTCCAATTAAAAATTATGAACAAAACCATTCAATTTATCATTCTAATTTTTTCTTGTATAAATTTAGTAAAAGGACAATTGAATATCCCTGAAATACCAAAAAAAATATCTCCTATTCAAGATAATGTCGGAGTTTTATCCAGAAAACAAATAAAAAAATTAAATGAACAACTTATTCTATACTCTAAAATTACATCAACAGAAATATTAGTATCCATTATTAATAATCTTCATGGAGAAGATCCAAATGTTATAGCTTATAAATGGGGAGAAAAATGGAAAATTGGAAATTTTCATAAAAATAATGGAATAGTCATATTATTATCTGTCAATGATAGAAAAATATCTATTCAAAATGGATATGGAATAGAACCTTATCTCACCGATTTTTTAACTACGAAAATTATAAGAAAAATAAAACCAATATTAAAAAATGGTCTTTATTATAAAGCTATAGATTATAGTATTCAAGAAATATTCAAAATTTTAAAAGATAAATATAAAAAAAATCATACTAAAAAAGTTTTTCCTAAATGGAATTTATTGATTTACATAAGTGTTTTTTTTCTTCTACTTTTATTTATCTATAAAACCAGAGATTACCCATTACTATTAAATACATTATTATTTATGGACTTTTTAAACAAATTTCATAATCATGAACATGAAGAAAATTTTAACGAAGATGAATTTGGAGGAGGAGGACATTTTGGAGGGGGAGGAAGCAGCGGAAATTGGTAATATTTTATTTTTTCAAATATTCTAAATATTCCTTTAATTGTTCTATTTTTTTTAATGTATCATTCTCTTTTTTTCTTTCCTTTAAAAGGATATTCATTGGTACTGATTTTACATATTTTTCATTAGATAAATTTTTTCTAATTATAAATAAAAAATTATAGTAATATTGAATTTTTTTTTCAGTATTTACGATTTCTATATCATCATTAGTATGATATTTCTTTTTTCTAGATAAAAAAAACTGATCTTGACCTAAAATAAAGGAAAAAAATGGAGTATTTTTAGGTGTTTTTAATACGGAAATAATTTGAGATAAATTTGCTAATTTCAATAAAATTGAATCATATTCTTTTTTTTCTTCTTTTTTTTTCGTAGAAAATAATATAAGACTTTCTTTATAAGGAATATGATTTTCATTTCTTATATTACGTA
Coding sequences within:
- a CDS encoding branched-chain amino acid aminotransferase, with product MKIEKTLQSRIREIDFDNISFGSQYSDHMFCSEYIDGKWKNSMIKPFGNIGISPVSLVFHYGQAVFEGMKAYKDKNEEVFLFRPEENFKRINRSSIRLEMPYIPKYIFMNGLKKLIDIDRDWIPKNYGQSLYIRPFLIATNGVLSAKPSKNYMFMIVSTPADIYYKHPLKIKIEEKYSRSASGGVGFTKAAGNYASSFYPTRLANEEGFDQILWTDSSSHTIIEESGTMNVFFWLKDKLVTPKANDNILSGITCKSILSLAKEEGITVEERNLSVLEIIEGLKKGELKEAFGCGTAVVINDFEMISYQKNNFLLPSVSKKEKISIRLKKRLLDIQHNLSEDIFGWRLQLKKNS
- a CDS encoding TPM domain-containing protein; the protein is MNKTIQFIILIFSCINLVKGQLNIPEIPKKISPIQDNVGVLSRKQIKKLNEQLILYSKITSTEILVSIINNLHGEDPNVIAYKWGEKWKIGNFHKNNGIVILLSVNDRKISIQNGYGIEPYLTDFLTTKIIRKIKPILKNGLYYKAIDYSIQEIFKILKDKYKKNHTKKVFPKWNLLIYISVFFLLLLFIYKTRDYPLLLNTLLFMDFLNKFHNHEHEENFNEDEFGGGGHFGGGGSSGNW
- a CDS encoding alpha-ketoacid dehydrogenase subunit alpha/beta, which gives rise to MKYNNNKSNDDEESSFESFRKTVLNDYKLAKISRETSVLGRKEVLNGRAKFGIFGDGKEIPQLAMAKVFKNGDFRSGYYRDQTFMMAIGALTVRSFFSQLYAHSDLKYEPISSGRMMTSHFGTRFLNQDGDWKNLVQQKNSTADISATAAQMPKLLGLAQASKIYKKLKNLKKTHKKFSNNGNEVAFGTIGNASISEGLFWETLNAASVLQVPIILSIWDDGYGISVPNKYQFSKKNISDLLYGFHRNKKEKGIEIIRVNGYNYMDLTITYDKANKIARYEHVPVIIHVTNLTQPQGHSTSSSHERYKSKERLKWEMENDGIKKFRDWILNFRFNFFNTNKKKEVVQTIANVCFLDKIDIEAKEYVKNEQIKAWNAFQKPIHKLKNEAISILQKVQDSSSCLKKKWINKYVNKYIDKLNNFNKNLSTKKSIFRIVRKILYLLYEVELDEKYCLIKWFNNKFRKEEENYSSHLYSISKKSSVKITEVFPVYNNKTLEVDGRIVLRENFDKLLKMYPDLLIFGEDVGKIGDVNQGLEGLQKKYGKTRIFDTGIRESTILGQGIGLSMRGLRPIVEIQYIDYILYALQIMSDDIACLQYRTRGGQKSPVIIRTRGHRLEGIWHSGSPMGGIINYLRGVLVLVPRNMVKAAGFYNTLLSGDDPALVIECLNGYRIKEKLPENLGFFRTPIGIVEITRKGKDITMVTYGSTWRIVNKAAEELYKINIDTEIIDIQSLLPFDLQKDIAKSLQKTNRLLIIDEDVPGGASAFILQKILEEQNGYYYLDCSPVTITAKEHRPPYGSDGDYFSKPSVENIVEKVLKMMNDN
- a CDS encoding LemA family protein, whose protein sequence is MKKIFLIIISSIFILTFIFGLWTVNIYNHLIELNENIKTQWGQVENVYQRRSDLIPNLVNTVKGSANFEKNTLNQVIKARSKATSFSINPNDLNQNKINQFQKAQEYLNNSVSRLLLIVENYPDIKSTQNFYELQNQLEGTENRINVERNRFNDQVNNFNSYRNQFPKSIIANFFTQFKEKGYFQSSIGSEKSPIVDFSN
- the ffh gene encoding signal recognition particle protein; its protein translation is MFEYLRNKLDKALHLLKEQNRITEINIVSSLKEIGRALIDADVNYKIAKNFIRKIKDKSIGKKVLTSLNPKQLIIKIVYDELVLLMGGKNPNIEINFSKNPKNPSIILICGLQGSGKTTFASKLAFFLKKKNKTPLLVAADIHRPAAIDQLKRIADKVDIPVFYLKENKNVLSILDKSILYSYKENRNVIIIDTAGRLAIDQFMMDEIIKINQHVHPHETLFVVDAMTGQDAINTAQSFSKILNFDGIVMTKLDGDSKGGAAITISSVVKKPIKFISNGEKIEDMEIFYPDRFANRILGMGDIVSLVEKIQEQFDEKKTKKIYHKISKNRFNFNDLLGQIQHIKKIGNIKNIISMIPGVEKYFFPVDQKHSFKKMEAIIHSMTYEERENPKILSDIKRKKRISKGSGITLSHIDLFLKQFDDINKIMKKINTNSGKNIVKDFIYKMMNKENSV
- the ndk gene encoding nucleoside-diphosphate kinase, translated to MIDHMFGRITLSIIKPDAVQKGYIATILTKIVHAGFHIIALKMTKLSKKNAIKFYSEHQKKYFFNSLVEFMSSGPIVSILLEKENAVKDFRLLIGDTNPINAKKGTIRNLYATSLKKNAIHGSDSNKSAFQESQFYFSNREIFVQESFN
- the argS gene encoding arginine--tRNA ligase, with the translated sequence MNDHFPSIEKITRESMFILYDIELNSTELDFQYTKKKYIGDITLILFSLSKKLDRPVKEIGKNIGNYVQNKLKGLIQFSIVGGFLNFIYKDKYYIYLLKEMLNTNFYDLKFPSKRIMIEYSSPNANKPLHLGHLRNSLIGSSIAEILKMVGHKIIKIQIINDRGIHICKSMIAWKKFGKQKTPDQVKMKGDHFVGKYYSLFDKIFHEEFKKYSDRNKISIFNQARELLKKWESKDPLTRTIWKKMNKWVYDGFEKTYKKLGITFDQTEYESDVYEIGKKIIKEGLLKGIFFKKKDGSIWINLIKEGFDEKLLLRSDETSVYMTQDIGTAINRFKKYRIDQLIYIVGKEQDYHFQVLFSILKRLGFMWINKLFHLSYEMVYLPSGVMKSRDGNVIDADSLISEMGSVTKNNFLNLKGKEQEQYSKILGLSALKFHFLKIDPKKKIIFYPEKSIDFKGKTGIYIQYTYSRIRSLERKFFKLCSLLNLSWKEMKFDIYEKNMIKILQKYPFILKKSAKDFNPSLVANYIYDVSKIFNHFYQNKKLIDPLNMMYSNMSMNIIHITGNVIKSGMNLLGIRMLDRM